Below is a genomic region from Hypomesus transpacificus isolate Combined female chromosome 1, fHypTra1, whole genome shotgun sequence.
CTGACAGGTACGCAGGCGCATTCAGTAGAACGGCACTACCAAGTTAACCAAAGCGTTGCAGGAGCCATCTCTGCCACTAAAGTCGCCAAATCGTTCGTCTTCTTGCTGTGTGATGTTTCATGGCAGTTGGCCTCCACGAAATTGCATTACTACCAGTTGCCAAATTGCACAAATAGTGCCTATAGGATATGGGACATAACATGTTGAGATATAGTAATCAATATGTTGTTCGTGTATGATTCTGGCTTTAACAAATATTATAGGTACGCTACGCATTGAATATCACCATCGGATTGAAACAGATGAAGTAACCCAGAGATTCCATTCTCGCCACTAGATGTCGCAATCTCACAGAAAACGTGTGGACAGCTCTTTTTTAATTTAAAGAGTGTTCATCAATTAACAAATGTGTCAATTTCTTCTGCGAAAAAATCATATAGACTTTATATAGctagactatatatatatatatcttacaGGACATTTGACTATAAAACCCGTGAACCGCCATCAGTCGTTGTTCCGGCATCACTGCGGCTAGGTCCGGAAGTCGCTTTAGCAACCGTTTCTTCAGGGTTTTTGACCTGAATGCAATTCTGGTACGTCGGCATATTTTGTCCGTGTAACGTTACTTTGTTTACAAAATGGAAGACTTAAAAACTTGCACCCTCGACTACTTCCCCGagaatattttaattgatattTTATCTTACTTAAGTGTACGAGAGCTTGTCCGAAGTGGAAGGTAACTGCAAGTAAAATTATTATGATTACTTTAGTGTAGGGAAATGCGTACTGTAATGTTCGCCAGGCTACGTCCTACCTTCCTTGCCGTGCATGGCCATGGAAAGATGATTCTTATTCGTCATATAATTCTAATGCATTTTCAGAGTTTGTAAGAGATGGAAACGGCTGGTAAAAGACCAAAGACTGTGGCGAGCTGTTGATCTTACGGCATGGAAAGGGGtaagaatgtttcttttgaaatTTCTGAAGCAAGTTGGATactatttgtttacatttgcttCTTAAAATACGTATTTGTCGGTGTAATCTCTTCATCCGTGCTTCAGTtaataaatatattatttaacATGATATGAACTCAAACACATTTGTCCTTTTGTGTCGTGTTTGTTCCATTCTCCTTCTGTGTTCCCTGTCCTCGGTGGCCATTATGGGTCAGGTGACATCTCGCATGCTATGGGTCCTCCTGCGCCAGTACCTGGGCTGTGGGTTGAGATGCCTGCGCCTGCGCGGTTTGCTGCTGTCGGCCAGAGGTGGGGCCTTTCTCTCAGAGTCCTGGCTCAAAGCCTTGTCCGCCAGGTGCCCCCGCCTGCGCAGACTCTCCCTGTTGCATGCTGACCTGAGAGGCCTGCGCAGTTGCCAGCTCCTACCTCCAACCCTTCAGATCCTTGAGTTGCGTGGCTGTGAGCTACCACAAGGGTTTTTCACACAGAATCCCCCCTGTGAACTAGACGGTTCTGAAAAGGCATCTACTGCCCATGCTCAGCAAAGGGGTCGGGCTGAGACTAGGAAAGGGTCTGCTTCCACGTCTGGGATTGCCATAGAGACGATAGTCCTTGACAACGTACCCTCCTTCACAGACCAGCATCTGCAGAGTCTGGCTTCATGGGAGAAGCTTTCTCGCCTGGAGCTCCGGGACGTCTTGCGTGTCACCGCTGCAGGCCTTAGAGGCAGTGCTGCCAGGGAGACTGGCTCCACAGTGGAGGGCCTTTACAGGCTCAAGTACCTAGAGATAGGCAACTCTGGGCGGCCAGGCTCTCAGATGCAGATGGCCTctctggggctgggggcaggcTGGCGGGGCCTAGAGGAACTCAGCCTAGGAGGAAGGGAAGTGGGTCCGGGGCTCCTGTGTGCCAGCCGCCTCAAGGACCTGCAGAGGCTACGCCTGAGAGGCTGCAGACTGAGTGAAATGCAGGTGCTGCGTAGCTGCAGGACACTGAAGGAACTGCGAAGACTTGAGTTCTGTGAGGTGTTTTTTCAGGCccgacagaggacagaggagggggagggggagagggaggaagggggagaggaaggtggCGAGGGTGCTGGTGTTGATAGGGGTGGTGAAAACCCCGACAAACTGGATGAGAATGACCCTGTACCTAGCCTACGTCGCTCCCTTGTAGCCCTCCTTCCACGGTGCGCACTTGTGTTCACCAATTGCACTGTAACAATAAATTCAGACTAGGTTATTCATGTATCTATGAGGAAAAGTACCCTTCTATTACTTTATTTTTGGAATTAGAATACAAATACTCCTCTTATTCGAATTAAGATCTAATCTCCACGCTCTAATGCTCGACATTCTGTCATATAGAGAGTTAAACATTGTGTCTGTTTTAGTTCATTCACTTGAAATCATAACCAAGTATTTTAGTGTGGAGGCTGTGCTTAAATCTATCATGTatacatgtgtttttttttttacacattggTCATTACTCAAATATGTTGTTTAGGGGACTGAGCTACTATCTGTCTTAAGAAGAAAaagaattcattttcaatggactGAAGTCCTCAAAGCTTTATTCTGCTACTTTCAGAAGAATAGATCTGTGATAGAACCTTTTTCTATTGCAAATTTGATTAAACCATTATCAATAAACCATTGCTGAAACAATAACGTCTCTTAATTTCTGCATTTCCCTCCTACAGCTAATACACAGATGACGGTCTAAAGCAGGGGTGGACATTCGTGGTCCTCGAGggctgcatgttttagatgtttccctgctccagcacacctgtttcaaatgattGAATGTtttcaagctctgtggaagccgagTAATGACTATtcatttaaatcaggtgtgttggagcaggcaAATATCTAAAACACACCCCTGGTCTAAAGCTATAATTGAACACAACTGAAAGTTAACCAAAATGCTAAGAAGTTTCGAAGAATGACCTGATTGACCCTGCATTTAAGCTTTGCCTAAATTGATTATTTGCCCTAGGTGAAAGATAAGTCAGCACAATACTGTGATTATAGTGGAATAatttgttgttgcagccctaatattgtgcttattaaagttatgcattgtgcttattaaagttatgtcttatgaacttagaagtttgCCTGGGCTTAAtcgtgtctcacacagggtgtggggaaCAGGCTGTATTTGTGTCTTAATCTCTTCATTTCAGaaacaaccttgaaaccgggctgaaacagcacccgagcaggtgggacgcgCCAGCAAGAACAACTCCCTGATGCATGAGACAGCTCAACCCTCTTTTTATCatactgcactgtataatatatgctggggcagggacagatagccagttggactttgtgaaccagcccaaactctgttgcgggtaagaaaacgtagacaaccccagaacTCTGTactttccaactgctgcattagagctgatattatcggacctctgcgactccagaccactctttctagaacacagatttgtgtcattgaataccatcattacatattggaatagACACAACAATTAAAGTCCTTCAATATCCAATGTTTATCAGTGTTTATTATGACCAGACCATCCTCAAATCTCAAAGCAGAACAGCTATTTATCAGCCTGCCTTACAGGTTCACAACCCCTGATACCCTGAGTGTGCTTCCTGCCTACCAGCCTCCAAGCACTACCTCCTGCTCAGgatccagcactggtcccagcTTCCTgcccctacctcctgctctgcacccAGCACTGGTCCTAGCCTCCcagccctacctcctgctctgcatccagcgctggtgcCAACAGCCTCCTACCTCTAACACCTACTCAGGATCCAGCGCTTTCCAATTATTTTGATGTTGTAACCGCTAACCACTCTCAAATTAATTACAGTTCATGATGTTTGTGTGATTGCATAATAATAAATTAACATAATAACTTTTTCTATGGCTCCCCACAAACTCTTCATTCGAGTACGTACATGCCAATTCCGCGGgagaatatttttttaatttttcaaCTGCAGGTATACAAAGTGATTTTGGTCTTAAGTTTCattcattgtttctgacatttTTCATTAAATTATTCAAATAAATGACATTGTGGTTGTTACAATCCCCAGTCCAGGTGAATAGGTGTTCCgtgttgtttgtgttctgtgtgcgttttctttgtgtgtgtgtgtgtatgtatttgctGCTGTGCTGTCTGACAGATCCCCACAGGTGGCGTGAATCATCTCGTCATGGCCCAATCCCCTTGTCTCTacttattattttatttatttttttcctaATCCGTGGTGACAAATACAAGCCCTAAGTACcaactgtgtctgtctgggctTGCATTTATTAAGCCATGCACCTTTCACCAGCGTCTGAGAGTCCCTGAGCGGTGGGCGAGGTCAGGTTCCCTCCGTTATAGGCATAGACATGTGacagtgttgggaaagttcactttctacatgaactagttcagttcatagttcacacattttaaaatgaactagttcagttcatcGTTCATAATTCAAAATTTTAAAATAAGTTCACGGCTACAAATAATTAACTAGTTCAGTTCTTTTTTCAACATGTTATGAAGTATAATTTTTCTGAATTATTTCCACAGCACATATAGAACTACAGACAGTAATTATTTTATTAGGTTAATGCTGAAACTGTGTCATATTTCATCTTCATATCCAGTTTGTAATCCTTATCTAACCAGGATTCGCATTGAAGGGACagccttccatctctcctccatttgTTCTGTCTGCAATACCGGTCTCGGCCTCTACTTAACTTCGGCGCtctcacacttgccaggcatagaccgtagaagaaagcacacgcagcgatTTACTGGTTGGGGTTGGGAAACTCTGGATACAGCTGTTAACGGTGTGTTTTTCACCTGGAAGTttctagaaatctggcaccttattgaaCGAAATCTAAAAGAGTGAACGTCTAAAAGAGTAACGCGTTCATAGTATCGTTCATCAGGTAGTAATAGCCTACAGTACGTTCAtttcacgttcaccaaaattatgaacgagttcatgaactTTCGTTCAATGAACGCGTCAGGCACAACACTGAACAGTGGTCCTGTTTATGGACTGTGATACAAGttttaagtagcctacaatgagacggatcaagacgcacttgttccggcagtaggaatgatttgctggacctgatgttagtttcctccaggaacacaatgactcttattgagggacttgttgttcttgttggttagttgtaggCCCTATAACTgatttaaaattattgtactcgctgtgaaatatattattgttgcttgcttttctacactcttgcacttttgaggttcatgttgtttaattgtaacttgtttaacaggtcttcaaccctggtcctctgggaccccctgtcctgcatgtttcagatgtttccctgctccaacacacctgattcaaatgaatggttgttacCAGGCTACTGATGAGCTAGATAACAACCaactcatttgaatcaggtgtgttggagcacggaaacatctaaaacatgcaggatagGGGGTCcccaaggaccaggattgaagacCTCTgcatggttcttccctttggcacttatttgtttttcacaatgtatgcgtcATGTTTTGGCTCCCCGCAATGTTATGGGTCTatgtcgttgttatgatcagtgatatgcacttttgtatgtacctacccatcttcactcgcatacattggatttagttctcacgcggggaatcaagattagtgatgtcattgttcatacccacaatcctatattatcagaccactgcctggtaacctttaaaatggatctctgccagagccttggaggcacccagaatatttctattagccgctgcttaaccccaaatacagctctggaactggctagtattctacccgctgcactagaagcacttgatgtcccgaataaatcattaaatgctaaaacaagggatctgaatttggttcttcagcaatccctagattctgttgctccactcaaaccaaggaaaagaatagacaagaaactggctccatggtattcagaggaaacccgcactctcaagaggtccactagaaaattagagcgtaagtggcgtaccactaaattggaggttttccgcctggcctggaaggacagccaaatagagtacaatcaagtcctcatcaggtccagatcagaatatttctctaagttgattagtaagaacaaacacaacactaagttcctatttgatactgttgcaaaactcactaagaaaagtacactctgtgttagttcagatctctctcccaatgatttcttagatttctttgaccaaaaaatctatgcaataagggacaaactacagactagtcctggaggagtggccatcaacactgattttccctctgtacccagcattctgcatgttgagactctcactcactttaaccctatttctatggaagcattcatcaagctgatagattcctcgaaacccactagctgccttctcgatcccctccctgccaaactttgtagggaacttctccatattattggaccgcccatgcttagtattattaatgaatctcttgtaactggacaagtccctgacgatttcaaacaagctattatcaagccccttcttaaaaaaccaaacctggatccaggttgtcttagcaattacaggcccatttcaaatttgccatctctctccaaaattttggaaaaagctgtggcaaaacagctcactgagcacctctcctcaaatcagctctatgaacctctccagtctggatttcgtcttcaccacagcactgaaactgcattagccaaggtagtcaatgatctattattagcctctgacgcgggctttagctctgtccttgttcttctagacctaagtgcagcttttgacactgtagatcatgagattctcctggaacgtatggagaactatgttgggatttctggtacttcacttcagtggttcagatcgtatctatctgatagatcacaatatgtccactatgatggttgctcatccagcagctccattgtaaaatacggagtaccacagggttcagttttaggccctctgttattttcactctatatgttgcctttaggaaacataattagaagttttggggtagattttcactgctatgcagatgatactcagctatacatgtctataaagccgggagagtttccacatgctatggaaacctgtgtttccgggttgaaaacttggatgactgcaaatttccttcttcttaattcggataaaaccgaggttcaaatttttggtccgaaaaaacaccgaaataatttatcccatctaaccttagacttagacggcgtcaaagtatctcaaagccagctggtaaaaaatctgggagtcacaatggacccagacctttcgtttgagtaccatattaagcaaatcaccagaacagcatttttccatctacgtaatattgccaaaatacgaaaattcctctcaaaggatgatgctgaaaaactaatacatgcttttgttacgtcccgattggactactgcaatgtgttgttctctggcctcccaattacctacctaaaaaacttacagcgggtgcaaaatgctgctgctagactattgactaaaactagaaagtttgatcatataacatcgactcttatctctttacactggctccctatccaaaccagagctgatttcaaagttctactactaacttacaaatctctgcatggattggcaccactgtacctctccggtctccttgcaccctattgccccgcaaggtctctaagatctcaaaatgccggctatctggtaatacccaaagttaagaaaaaaactgctggaggtagggcgttctcatatagagcacctcttctttggaacaaattacccatcttaattaaggaagctgatactgtctcgacatttaaaactagattaaaaacgttcttgtttagtcaattctatgattgttaaagggaagtatgtgtgtactttctatgtaaacctgggatgtgtgcttgcctatgtgtgtatcacatgtaacttttaaattttaattatagcttatgttcacattgcccagctagatgttacaaataaagtaaacctgttactgtatattgttagtattattattattatagttccgttgctgtatattgttactgttatagtttttattactagttggagacaacgggggactggctgttttcatccttattcgtataagtataacctactttagagttctttcccctggaacagatttcatgttccaactgaggggggctgtcgttgttttggtgtgtggggctgcatcaaataccctttttgctctgttaaattgctgcactagtccacacttgaccggtggggatctcattctattttgactgtaactgttagctgctcctggcattctctaatccctgctctcctctctgtcccccccccacacattccctgtggtgtggggggtttgagctgtcaggacctgcttggtcgtcggtctgccaacgctgaaccaggtcgtcacccggaatccagtctccatgacggccaacagcgagtttcccggtcccatccaacgtctataaagccgaacaatggattttggtgtttcaaaacccattgacactgtatgactatgtttagcttgtgttctgctcctctctcttaccaaccgtctctggaggaggggatccctctctgaattgctcctcccaaggtttcttccattttttctcccggtgggagtttttctgggagtttttccttgtcttccttgagggtttaggttggttgaggggcagttctatgggcgcatgtgaagccctctgtgacatgcttgcgtgtaaaaagggctatacaaataaatttgatttgatttgatgtacaatatgtaggcctacatgtaaatgtaaattgacAATACAATTGAAATCCTTATTCTTTTTGGAAAGTATCATTCagctcaaccctggtcctcagggaccccctgcaccgcatgttttaaatgtttccctTCTCCAACATACCGTATTCAAATTACGTTATCGAATTAATTCGTTATAAAGCTCAACAGAAGCCATATGACTATATTCATTTGAATAAGggttgttggagcagggaaaacacTAATCATGCATTTAAAATATATGATTGCTTTTAATTGCAAATGGAAAGAGATATCATTTTATTAAAAGTATATTGGATGTTCTTATTTTCTTGTATGACTGAATTCCCCTGTTGAAAATTCAATAACCAATTGTTCCAGTCTTAACCCGGAGGCCTAGACATATGATAGGCctatatacaaatacaaaatatgCACAGACGCAGAGACGCTTGAGTTTTAAACACTATCGCTGACGCCAAAAGGAAATCGTGAGTTGTGGTTATATAGGGTTAAAGTTACCAAGGTGGATAAGGCGAGCAGATCTGACGACATGCCCTGTCCCGTCACGCCCTGTGAGCGATTTCTCTAAAATTGTGTCACGGGGTTTAGCAGACTGTAGCTTACACTTCAACAAAGTTTCCTCAACAGGATATTAGATACCAAAGAGTAGCAGATGGAACAAGAGGGGCCTTCCTGTTACACCCTTCAACAAACACTTTTCTCTGGTGCGAACTTTTATGTGCGGCTCTGTGGACTTTAACGGACTGTGAAGCAAGAATCAAACTTGTGAGTTGCTACGTTACATATCGTAGACATGTTGTCAAACGAGACATACATTCACAGTAGTATAGCCTACTCAGTCGGCTAATTTATGTTTTGTTTAATTAAAAATCTAAAAGCATTTTATAGCCCAGGCTACGGTAAATTCCGCTATAATGGGACTGTTTTTTAGAATTTGATATGTTGATCGCGTATCATCAATTACCAAAAAATAAACATGATACATTTCTGATATCATTATTTAATCCCACTTTATGTCATGAATGCCGCACCCTTTATTGTAGTTGACATAACACTATTTATGTTTGGTAATTTGGAATGGCATATGTTTGCGGATAAACATCATTACAGTATTGATCGGTTTACCTGAAACACGTCTGTAAATGTATAATTTTGGGCTCATCAATAGGCCTATAGTTTCCCTCTATCTCGAGGCTAACCTACTTACTTAATTAGTTCATCTCTGTGGTTCCGTGTTGACATAGAAGGTAGCCTGCTACTTCTTTTATCAGATTATATGAATGTGCTACAcccaggtctggactgggatTGAAAAACAgaccgggactttgaaacgcagaccggcACACGACCGTATATTATTATTacccatatatattttttgcattaTGCCACGGCCATTTGACCGGGCGTTCAGGCAGGGCTGCGTTTGgagatgggtatggctgcagcctgcagccccccccccccccccccccccctgtattTGCTGGTTTTGTTACAGAAGACAAACTCATTATCCTCGAGAACCTTTACGTGTTTGGAATAGCGTGCTGGTCTGGCTGAGCTCCagcagctaaatgactaaatgtaaatgtaactaaatCCTTACGGTACTCCTGTGAAGGAGGCATTCGAAATAGAGAGAAGGCAAAGAAAAGTGTTAAGGGAACCAAAAGCAGCCAAAAAAGGATACTACTTCCTGGCTCCTCTActtcgagaggagccagctgaggtggttcgggcatctgattaggatgcctcctggacgcctccctggtgaggtgttccgggcacgtcccactgggaagaggccccggggaagacccaggacacgctggagggactatgtctctcggctggcctgggaacgcctcggggtcccccaggaagagctggcggaagtggccggggggagggaagtctgggcctccctgcttgggtcgctgcccccgcgacccgatccccggacaagcggcagatgacggacggacggacttCCTGCAGTACAATACTGTCCAAATAATGCTTAACACATTGTTCCAACTTTTATACAGACAGAATGTTTGTAAGTTATCAACAAAAGAGGAACACCTGTATGAATTGTTAGCATCAACTAGGCTTAATCAAGGCCTAATTTAATTTTCAAGGCTTAATTTACTTCCATTGCTTCAGAACAGCTGCAAGTTGTTAACCCATTAATTGTTCCATGAAAAAGGCATTTCTGAAATGTATAGCCTTTATTATTTTTCAGTTTTTGGTAacctaaacattttttttaacctCTGTCTGTTTACCACTTACCTTTGTACCAGTTTGACTTTTAACCGGTAGTTTACATATTTTAATTATGGCCACATGTGACCGGTGTGAATCGGTCAgaggcaagtcagaggtcgtgcgttTGAACCCCGAACGACACCTTGTTGTGACGGAGcgtaattgtttttttttttaaacacagtaGGCTCACCAAAAGAAAGTGACAAGCATAAATAGCcccctgtccacacacacaccttatgttATGCCAGTGTGTTGAAGTTCACCTGACTAAGTAACCAACATGTTAATATTTTATTAACAGATCAATGGAAAATGGGAAGACGGCTTCAGCAAGGAGTTTTTACTTTGTTAATTTTGGCAACCATTGTGTTTGGTGCTCATATCTTTTGGACAGTAAGTTCACATGCAACTGTTTTTATAGAGGTTATAAACACTGTTGTTGTTCTTGTGCGTGTTTGCTTTGACAAGGGTGTGTTCTGTGTAACTATTAGGTGCGTTAGACATGACGCGACTTCATGCGGCGTTGCAGCCAGCTGCAGGCGATTGACTTGAAACAGGGAATTCTGTTTAGGCTtgttgtccgacttgagacggcgccgaggacgcGTCACTGTATCGTcaccatcaaagtaccgtgagatcgattcgacaACTGCCGgctgtagccgagcgcattttctcaagagcaactgcacgggttcaagtgacgacacagctatttcatgattggccagactcgcacacgacaactttgacgcgtgttttgtaatattcggacaccttcagtttcgccaaagCTCAAATCCtgaccaaacagttgaattaaattaaacatttatggaagaaagggttactccgcctcttcaataacggaaagactacgtttaattataaatagagtaaagtaagcaaacagcgcttaatcggccgtgactgacgtcaacgcagcaaaccacgagaagctgaaatgtccgacttcacagggccgttttcaactcctccccgactgcaagcgaccactctcgccggtcgtttcatgcagccgcagtccatgtcgaacgcacctattgattCACATCTGTCTTCCTGTAAAAGGTcatgtgacgggtatgtaacagctgtagccacgctccgtcacgacaaggctcgttcgccactcactgggctcaAACGCACGACCTCCAacttgccaagcgtgaccactaccaactacgccaaagaaaagctagctattcgttgacgcgggtggcctgttacatacctgaggagtgagtttcacaggttgaTACCCGTTACATTAATCTTCTGTTTACAGTGTGGTTTCTCTAAACTAGATCGCGGGGAACGTTGGCTGGTGGATGTCTTTCCAACAAATCACAATCCTGTCAACTTACATT
It encodes:
- the LOC124469313 gene encoding F-box/LRR-repeat protein 12-like isoform X1 → MEDLKTCTLDYFPENILIDILSYLSVRELVRSGRVCKRWKRLVKDQRLWRAVDLTAWKGVTSRMLWVLLRQYLGCGLRCLRLRGLLLSARGGAFLSESWLKALSARCPRLRRLSLLHADLRGLRSCQLLPPTLQILELRGCELPQGFFTQNPPCELDGSEKASTAHAQQRGRAETRKGSASTSGIAIETIVLDNVPSFTDQHLQSLASWEKLSRLELRDVLRVTAAGLRGSAARETGSTVEGLYRLKYLEIGNSGRPGSQMQMASLGLGAGWRGLEELSLGGREVGPGLLCASRLKDLQRLRLRGCRLSEMQVLRSCRTLKELRRLEFCEVFFQARQRTEEGEGEREEGGEEGGEGAGVDRGGENPDKLDENDPVPSLRRSLVALLPRCALVFTNCTVTINSD
- the LOC124469313 gene encoding F-box/LRR-repeat protein 12-like isoform X2, which produces MLWVLLRQYLGCGLRCLRLRGLLLSARGGAFLSESWLKALSARCPRLRRLSLLHADLRGLRSCQLLPPTLQILELRGCELPQGFFTQNPPCELDGSEKASTAHAQQRGRAETRKGSASTSGIAIETIVLDNVPSFTDQHLQSLASWEKLSRLELRDVLRVTAAGLRGSAARETGSTVEGLYRLKYLEIGNSGRPGSQMQMASLGLGAGWRGLEELSLGGREVGPGLLCASRLKDLQRLRLRGCRLSEMQVLRSCRTLKELRRLEFCEVFFQARQRTEEGEGEREEGGEEGGEGAGVDRGGENPDKLDENDPVPSLRRSLVALLPRCALVFTNCTVTINSD